Proteins encoded within one genomic window of Cellulomonas xiejunii:
- the tyrS gene encoding tyrosine--tRNA ligase, translating to MNDILDELAWRGLLAQHTDLDALRAELAAGPLALYCGFDPTAPSLHIGNLVQILTVRRLQDAGHRPFALVGGATGLIGDPKMTGERTLNSPDLVAGWVERIRGQIAPLLRFDGANAATMVNNLDWTSGLSAIDFLRDVGKHYRLGTMLAKDTVARRLHSDQGISFTEFSYQILQGMDYLELFRRHGVRLQTGGNDQWGNLLSGVELVRKVEGTAVHALTTPLITKADGTKFGKTESGTVWLDPEMTTPYAFYQFWLNADDADVAGYLKVFTFRTREEIAELEQAVAARPAAREAQRALAYDVTALVHGADVADAVVAASQALFGRGALDALDEATLGAAVAELPSAPGRPGDLLVDLFAATGVVASKAAARRAIGEGGASVNNVRVAGEDATLAAEDLLHGRWAVLRRGKRTLAVVDAQAGTRSD from the coding sequence GTGAACGACATCCTCGACGAGCTCGCCTGGCGCGGGCTCCTCGCGCAGCACACCGACCTCGACGCGCTCCGCGCCGAGCTGGCCGCGGGTCCGCTCGCGCTGTACTGCGGGTTCGACCCGACCGCGCCGAGCCTGCACATCGGGAACCTCGTGCAGATCCTGACGGTCCGGCGCCTGCAGGACGCAGGGCACCGGCCGTTCGCCCTCGTCGGTGGCGCCACGGGGCTCATCGGCGACCCGAAGATGACGGGGGAGCGGACGCTGAACTCGCCGGACCTGGTGGCCGGCTGGGTGGAGCGGATCCGGGGGCAGATCGCGCCGCTGCTGCGGTTCGACGGCGCGAACGCCGCGACCATGGTCAACAACCTCGACTGGACGTCCGGCCTGTCGGCGATCGACTTCCTGCGCGACGTGGGCAAGCACTACCGCCTCGGCACGATGCTCGCCAAGGACACGGTCGCGCGCCGCCTGCACAGCGATCAGGGCATCAGCTTCACCGAGTTCAGCTACCAGATCCTGCAGGGCATGGACTACCTCGAGCTCTTCCGGCGGCACGGCGTGCGCCTGCAGACCGGCGGGAACGACCAGTGGGGCAACCTGCTCTCCGGCGTGGAGCTGGTCCGCAAGGTCGAGGGCACCGCGGTCCACGCCCTGACGACGCCGCTCATCACCAAGGCCGACGGCACGAAGTTCGGCAAGACCGAGTCGGGGACCGTGTGGCTCGACCCGGAGATGACGACGCCGTACGCCTTCTACCAGTTCTGGCTCAACGCGGACGATGCCGACGTCGCCGGGTACCTCAAGGTCTTCACGTTCCGCACGCGTGAGGAGATCGCCGAGCTCGAGCAGGCGGTGGCCGCACGGCCGGCGGCGCGGGAGGCGCAGCGGGCGCTCGCGTACGACGTCACCGCGCTGGTCCACGGCGCCGACGTCGCCGACGCGGTGGTCGCCGCCAGCCAGGCGCTCTTCGGCAGGGGAGCGCTCGACGCACTGGACGAGGCGACGCTCGGCGCCGCGGTCGCGGAGCTGCCGAGCGCACCCGGCCGGCCCGGGGACCTGCTGGTCGACCTGTTCGCCGCCACCGGTGTGGTCGCCAGCAAGGCGGCAGCGCGTCGCGCCATCGGCGAGGGCGGTGCGTCGGTGAACAACGTGCGGGTCGCAGGGGAGGACGCGACCCTCGCGGCAGAGGACCTGCTGCACGGCAGGTGGGCCGTACTGCGGCGTGGCAAGCGGACGCTCGCCGTCGTCGACGCGCAGGCGGGCACGCGGTCCGACTGA
- a CDS encoding DNA-3-methyladenine glycosylase translates to MHPAESSTGRSDDGLVPGPTAVPAHTWYARSALAVARDLLGAFVTTRSDEGRVTVRLTEVEAYGGEDDPGSHAYRGRTGRNAAMFGEPGRLYVYRHLGLHHCVNVVTEVTGRASAVLLRAGEVVEGADLAWARRERAGVVDSVRQLARGPARLAVALGLDLEANGADLTEIDGRVHVRRRDPRTIQPPVATGPRVGVSGAGGDGALHPWRLWLTGERTVSAYRPAYRSPTSADAPGATTSA, encoded by the coding sequence GTGCATCCCGCGGAGTCCTCGACGGGCCGGTCGGACGACGGACTCGTCCCCGGCCCGACGGCGGTGCCCGCTCACACCTGGTACGCGCGCTCTGCGCTGGCCGTCGCCCGGGACCTGCTCGGCGCGTTCGTCACGACACGCAGCGACGAGGGCCGCGTGACCGTGCGCCTCACCGAGGTCGAGGCGTACGGCGGCGAGGACGACCCGGGGTCCCACGCGTACCGCGGGCGGACCGGACGCAACGCCGCGATGTTCGGCGAGCCCGGCCGGCTGTACGTGTACCGCCATCTCGGTCTGCACCACTGCGTCAACGTCGTCACCGAGGTCACCGGCCGGGCGTCCGCCGTCCTGCTGCGTGCCGGTGAGGTCGTCGAGGGCGCCGACCTGGCCTGGGCGCGGCGCGAGCGCGCGGGCGTGGTCGACAGCGTGCGGCAGCTCGCGCGTGGCCCGGCGCGCCTCGCGGTCGCCCTGGGGCTCGACCTCGAGGCGAACGGCGCGGACCTCACCGAGATCGACGGTCGCGTCCACGTCCGCAGGCGGGACCCGCGCACGATCCAGCCCCCGGTGGCCACCGGCCCGCGCGTCGGCGTCTCCGGTGCCGGTGGTGACGGCGCGCTCCACCCCTGGCGCCTGTGGCTCACCGGCGAGCGGACCGTCTCCGCCTATCGCCCTGCGTATCGGTCGCCGACGTCGGCAGACGCCCCCGGGGCGACGACGTCGGCCTGA